The DNA segment CTGAATATACCATTTCTTCCCCATGCCCTCCTCAGCCACCTTCAGTTGCTTGCTCTTAAAaaggttgctgttgtttttaaaaggttcttttctgttctgtgattttttttttaatcagtcttCTAATGTAACTGTTTGCTGTGAGGTCTGTAGTCTGTTATATCACTACTGCTTTTTGTTAAAATAGTGTAGAAAAACCTCGAGTGCTAACTCCTTCCCGTTCCAGGGGAGCTCAGGCACAATAGCCAGGTGCCCCAGGGTACTCAGCTCCCCCTGGCTCTGAGGATGAGAAGTCAGGCTGTGTGGGCCTTGTAGGCTCTTTTGCCTCTTGGGGCCCCTAATTTTTCTGAGTTCTGGCTCATCTTTCCTCCTTAGTGGGGGCCCTGCAGTCATTGAGAGAAAAGGTGATAAGTAAAAAGGCAGCCAGAGGTGAATGCCAAAGAGACAGTGCAGTGTAATAGGAATCCAAACGGAGAATGTGGGAAACTTGGTACTGAGGAGATGGAACACCCACTCGAGTCCTAGAACACACCTATCTGGCCAGAAGTTTCCTAGAATCTCCCTGGTATCTTCTGTTCTGGGCCAGGGCTGGCCACCTGACTGTGTGCGGCTGGAGAAtgcccatctcccctctcccaaaAGGAGTTTTAAGGGTCATTATACCTAACAAGAAGGGGtctgagtgctggctgctcttttcTTGGCCCttcattcaattcccagcacccgtgtgTGATGgctgacaaccacctgtaatcccagctccaggggatctgacagttTCTTCTGCACTCCACGAGCTCCTATACTCACACGCACGaagtcacacacagacatataataaaaatataacatttaaacTTAAGAACATAGCTGGGTGtcatagcacatgcctttagtcccagcactcgggaggcagaggcaggctgatctcttgagttcaaggctagcctggtctaccaagtgagttccaggacagtcaggtatacacagagaaaccctgtcttaaagaacaaaaacaaaaaagttaacaaacaaatatatatgtatgtgtgtgtatgtgtatttacaaGAAGAGGGTGTGAGTGTGTACGCACGTGCACAGGTGCCCAGGGTGTGGCACTGGTTCCAAATAATTATTGCAAAATAATTCTGTCCCTTTCTCTTCCACCATCCCAATCTGTGTTTTGGAAGATGGATTGGTAATCCCATTGGTGGAGCTGTCAGCAAAGCAGGTGGCATTTCACATCCCATTTGAAGTGGTAGAGAAAGTTTATCCTCCAGTGCCAGAACAACTCCAACTCCGAATTGCTTTTTGGAGCTTCCCTGAGAATGAAGAGGACATTCGGTGAGTCCAAGTACTGATAATGGGCATGGAGTTCTAAGATCTCACACTGGCTGCTGGGCTTTCTGCAGAACAAAAGAGATACTGTAGTTGGAACTGCTAAGAGGAAGATAAGGGAGGCGGGAAAGTGCCCGGCTTTCTCCTAAGGAGTGCTAACAGAGTTGCCTAGAGCATGGTAGTCTCTCAGTGTCTGTGGAAGGTTATTTGCGGGGTTGTGGCCAAGTCCTCTTCTTCCCCCAGTCTGTATTCATGCCTAGCCAATGGCAGTGCGGATGAGTTTCAGCGAGGGGATCAGCTGTTCCGAATGAGGGCTGTGAAAGACCCGCTGCAGATAGGTAAGAGTTCCGACATGCCTGGAGTAACCTCTCCTTCCATCACTGGGTGAAGATTAGGACCTTTGCGGCTGGGCAAGGtcgcacatgtctttaatcctagcactcaggaggcaaaggccagcctggtctccatagtgagttctaagacagccaaggtaacagagagaccctgtcttaaaacaaaacaaaacaaaacaaaacaaaacaaaacaaacaaacaaacaaaaataaaccccaTGTGGAGTGGATTGTGTAATTCAATATGGGTCTAGGGAGGAGAGCAGAGACTTTGGTCTTGGCCAGCTACTTCTGACCTTGCCCTTGTTTCTCCCCAGGGTTCCATCTGAGCGCCACAGTGGTACCACCGCAAATGGTCCCACCCAAGGGGGCCTACAATGTAGCTGTGATGTTTGACCGCTGCCGGGTCACTTCTTGTAGCTGTACCTGTGGGGCCGGGGCCAAATGGTGCACCCATGTCGTGGCACTCTGCCTCTTCCGCATTCACAACGTGAGGCCCTCCCAATTTATCCTGGCCCTACCCTACGCTCCATTCCTCCCTTCTCTGCTGCATGCCTGGCCACAATGTGAGCCCCTTTACCTCCCCTCTGCCCATCTCTCCCCAGCTTCAGCTCCAAAACCTTTCCTCAGATGGTTCTTTGCTCCTTCAGGCATCTGCAGTCTGCCTGCGGGCTCCAGTCTCAGAGTCCCTGTCTCGGCTACAAAGGGACCAGCTTCAAAAATTTGCTCAGTACCTTATCAGTGAGCTTCCTCAGCAGGTGGGTGAGGCTGGGACATCTTCTCACTGCTGGCTTTCAGGCTTAGCCTCAGCCTTCTTCTCAGCTTTCTTGCTTCACCCTGGACTCTTTGGATTCACCTGTGCCTTGTTCTCTGTGCCTTTGTCCTTTCACCCTCAGATTCTCCCCACAGCCCAGCGTCTTCTAGACGAgctcctttcctcccagtccaCAGCCATCAACACAGTGTGTGGGGCTCCGGGTGAGTGTGTTGAGATGGAAAGCAGGGGAGCTGCCAGCACAGGGGATCACTTCCTAATGGCTCCCTGTTGTTAGGTGAGTCTGGGTCCTTAGCAATAGATAACTGATTGCCTGTCATCCGCAGACCCTACAGCAGGGCCCTCAGCTTCAGACCAGAGCACTTGGTATTTGGATGAGTCAACACTCACTGACAACATAAAGAAGACACTACATAAGTTCTGTGGCCCCTCCCCTGTGGTCTTCAGGTAAATTGCATACTAAATCTGTGGTGAGTACATACCTTCCTTAAGCCACTGGTaacctttcttccatctcattaCTGCACTGGCACGGTACCTGCGCATGGGCATCAGTGATGGGCACGGTACCTGCGCATGGGCATCAGTGATGGGCACGGTACCTGCGCATGGGCATCAGTGATGGGCACGGTACCTGCGCATGGGCTTCAGTGATGGGCACGGTACCTGCGCATGGGCATCAGTGATGGGCACGGTACCTGCGCATGGGCATCAGTGATGGGCACGGTACCTGCGCATGGGCATCAGTGATGGGCACGGTACCTACGCATGGGCATCAGTGATGGGCACGGTACCTGCGCATGGGCTTCAgtgatgactcagtggttgaTGATGATCTTGGACAGTCAGTGATTTCCTATTTGCGTAGAGCCAgagttatttttcttcctttggctGATCATactgacacagatgcagagaaagGTGAAGAAGGATTTTGTCTTTCCCCCTCTACTCTGTATTCTGGGTCAGGATCCCCTTTAGGTCAAAGCCCTGCTGTTTTTACCTCCTTCAGTCAGCAGCCCCACCTTAGTCACCTTCTTCTCTGTTCCTTTTACAGTGATGTAAACTCTATGTATCTCTCTTCCACGgaacctcctgctgctgctgagtgGGCATGTCTGCTGCGGCCTCTGAGGGGTCGAGAGCCTGAGGGTGTCTGGAACCTGCTTAGCATTGTTCGAGAGATGTTCAAGCGAAGGGACAGCAATGCTGCCCCCTTGCTGGAAATACTCACTGACCAGTGCCTCACCTATGAACAGGTAACACCTCAGGATGGGGGAGCTTTGTGGtggttccttctttccctctctcatcttattctctttttattctgACAGGAACATAGAGGAGGGTAAGGGCTTTTTAGATTTTTCTGAGCTTTTATGTACCTTACATCTCTCTTTGCCTCCAGATAACAGGCTGGTGGTATAGTGTGCGCACCTCAGCTTCACACAGCAGTGCCAGTGGTCACACAGGCCGTAGCAATGGGCAGTCAGAGGTAGCAGCCCATGCATGTGCAAGTATGTGCGACGAGATGGTTACCCTCTGGAGGCTGGCTGTGCTGGACCCTGCCCTCAGCCCTCAGCGGTGAGTCCTCCCCAGGAGTACTGTGTTCTGACAAGGACAGCCCAGGACAGCTTGCACACTGAACAGTCTGCCTGAGTATAGGGCTTTCTCTCACCTAGGGGAATGGGAAGTGCTGAGCACTGAGGTGACTACTAGAGGTTTGTAAATCCTGTTTCTAACaggctttcttcttccccttccctaaAAAGGATTCACTTTCCAAACTCCATGACTGTTGGACTGTCTTATAGTGCTGGCTCAAAAAGAGCAGGCCCTCCTCACTGTGCCCTTGCTTATATCTTTCTTTGAGGGAGAATTCCTGCTTATCTCCTTCTTCCCACTCTCAGTGCAGACTGCTTGTCGTCCCTCTAACAGCCTCCTGCCCTTTGTTCCCACAGCCGCCGGGAACTGTGTGCACAGCTGCGTCAGTGGCAACTGAAGGTGATTGAGAATGTCAAGCGGGGCCAGCACAAGAAGACCCTAGAGAGGCTCTTCCCTGGCTTCCGGCCAGCTGTGGAGGCCTGCTACTTTAACTGGGAAGAGGCTTATCCTCTTCCTGGTGTTACCTACAGTGGCACTGACCGGAAGCTAGCCCTGTGCTGGGCCCGGGCCCTGCCTGCCAGGCCAGGAGCCTCTAGATCTGGGGGCCTGGAAGAGTCCCGGCCCCGACCTCTTCCTACTGAGCCAGCTGTGAGGCCCAAGGAACCTGGGGCCAAACGCAAAGGATTGGGTGAGGGGATCTCCTCACAGCGGGGCCCCCGCCGCCTCTCTGCCGAAGGAGGAGATAAGGCTCTGCATAAGATGGGTCCAAGTGGGGGCAAAGCCAAGGTACTGGGTGGGACTGGCAGCGGGGGCAAGAGCTCAGCAGGCAGTGGGAGCAAACGGCGGCTAAGCAGTGAAGACAGCTCCCTGGAACCAGACCTGGCAGAGATGAGCCTGGATGACAGCAGCCTGGCCCTGGGTGCAGAGGCCAGCACCTTTGGTGGATTCCCTGAGAGCCCTCCACCCTGTCCTTCCTCGGTTGGCTCCAGAGGACCTTCCACCTTCCTTCCTGAGCCCCCAGATACTTATGAGGAAGATGCTGGTGTGTACTTTTCAGAAGGACCTGAGCCTCCCACAGCCTCTGCAGACCACCCTGGTCTGCTGCCTGGGGAGGTCTGTACCCGAGATGACCTCCCTTCCACAGACGACAGTGGCAGTGGGCTACACAAAACCAAAGAAGCAGCTCCTGCAGTTGGAGAGGAGGATGACGACTACCAAGCATATTACCTGAATGCCCAGGATGGGGCTGGAGGCGAGGAGGAGAAGGCGGAGGGCGGGACTGGGGAGGAGCATGACCTGTTTGCTGGTTTGAAGCCACTGGAACAGGAGAGCCGAATGGAGGTGAGGGGCTGAAGAAGAGAGGGACTGTGGGGTGTTCTTTTCAAATGACTAAGAGGGGCCCCATGGATCTGGCCGGAAGTGTCCAGATCGTTAGCATGACTTTACATTCTGTAGGGTATCATAACCTCCTGGTCCACGGTTGCCCTCTCTAGTGGGTACTTCTCAGCTGTTGTGTCAGTGTGCTACTTCAGAGTCCTCAGTGGTCGCTTGCTGTCCTTAGAGTAAAACTGAAGGTCCCTGGTGTGGCCTGTGGGCTCCACCCTGTCTGATCTTTGCCAGCCTCTCCAGTGTTATTTGACTTTGTCTTTCCTCCTCTCTGTACTTCACTTATTCCTGGGGTTTGCCATGCTCCCTCCTGCTTACATACTTGTACAGATTGGCCTTTCTGCCTGGAACAATCTTCTCACCAGGCTTGGTTAGCTCTCAGAGACCGTAAAGTTCTGAGAGATAGGGGCACAAGATTGGTGAACTTAGAATCCCTCCCTGCCACGTGTGGTGGCAGATGCCTCTTatcacagcactctggaggctgacgTAGGAGAATCTCAAGTTAGAGGCTAGcttgagttacatagtgagaccctgcctcaaataaaacAGACCTTGTCTTCTTAGAAGTCTTtctcttgctgggcagtggtgacgcacgcctttaatcccagcacttgggaggcagaggcccagcctggtctacagagtgagttccagccagggctatacagagaaaccctgtctcgaaaaaccaaaaaaaaaaaaaaaagtctctctctTAGCTCCCCACAGCCTCTGCTGGCTTTCCTAGCCTAGTGTACCTGAGATAACCCCCACTTTCACAGATAAGCGTAGCAGTGCCCTTCTGTCCCAAGTCCCTATGAGTTATCCTATTCGTTTGCTCCCTCTTTTGGCCTTTTTCAGCAatacttgttatgccatgttgaATGATAGTGGTGTCTGTAACCAGACTGAATTCCTATGGTATGCTCAGGATCACCATGGCACCCAGTGCTTTAGGAATATTGTGCTATGTAATCAAGTATAATGTACTTCAAGCGAAGGCTTACAGTCTCGGTCCCGTATCCTGTAGGTGTTGTTTGCCTGCGCTGAGGCCCTGCATGCCCATGGCTACAGCAATGAGGCCTCCCGCCTCACTGTGGAGCTTGCCCAGGACCTGCTAGCCAACCCACCTGACCTCAAGGTAGAGCCGCCCCCTGCCAAGGTGAGAGAGAGCTCCTTCCTCTGCTTTCCGGGCCCCACTTATCCTTGCTCCTATTCCCCACCCCAAGTGAGAGCTTCCTTCTATCTCCACTGAGGTAAAACAGTCTCATTTGTCCAACTCTTTGCACTTCCCATGTAGGGCAAGAAAAACAAGGTGTCCACAAGCCGTCAGACCTGGGTGGCTACCAACACTCTGACCAAAGCAGCCTTCCTGTTGACAGTGCTTAGTGAGCGCCCTGAGCACCACAGCCTGGCCTTCCGAGTTGGCATGTTTGCGCTGGAGCTACAGCGGCCTCCTGCTTCAACCAAGgccttggaggtcagagggtcATTTGTCTTCTCCTTAATCATTTCAGAGTCTTATGCCTTGATCTCCATGGAGGTATAGGAGGTCTGAGTGCTTCCTGTACTCTCAGGTAAAATTGGCATATCAGGAATCTGAGGTAGCTGCTCTGCTCAAGAAGATCCCTCGGGGCCCCAGTGAAATGAGTACCATTCGATGCCGGGCAGAAGAACTTCGGGAGGGTACACTGTGTGACTATCGGCCTGTCTTGCCCCTCATGTTGGCCAGTTTCATCTTTGATGTTCTCTGTGCTCCAGGTATAATGCCCTACAGTAAGTGGAGAACTTGGGGGATAGgggagggtttttgttgttgttttgttttgtttttaaaggaaaactaaGTTCTAAGGTTCTATCAGAGTCATCTTTAGGACCCACCAGGCAGCTTCCTGGGTAGGTCTTGGATGATGACAGTCTTAGATTCCTTTGCAGTTTTTTCTGAGGTACTTTGGTTTGCTTGACTTAACCCAATTTCCATCTAGTGGTTTCTCTCACGGGTTCCCGGCCCCCAAGTCGAAACTGGACTAACGAGATGCCTGGAGATGAGGAGCTAGGATTTGAAGCAGCAGTTGCTGCCTTGGGTACGTGTCTTGTCTTGACCACGTTCATGAACAAAGCCTGGTCCAGGCCTTGAGCTGTGATGGGAAAGTCAAGATGACATGTGGGAAGCAACGGGCCATCGCTTATTACACAGTCAGTATCTAGAGAGGGTCTGGAACTGCTCAGCAGCTAACAGCACTTACTGCTGTTGTAAAGGATCCCAGGTTAGCTCCCAGGACCCTCAGGATAGCTAACTATAAGTAATCCCAATTTCCAAGGGATGCAGTGACCTCTTCTGCCTTCCATGGGCACATTaagcacatggtacacacatgcatgtaagcgaaacacatacatacataaaaataactaaaacttaaatgtgtgtatgtgttacatGTGGTGGGTGTTTTAAAGGACAGCAAATCAAAAATCTAAAGGAAGGCCTCAGGGAGGTTACCGATTATGTAATGTTGACTAAAAGATCGGGAAGCTATAGAGAGGAAATTGTCAGGCACACACTCAGTTCTAAGACCAGATATGATAgttatgcctataatcccagtacttgggaagtggaggcagtaGGATCAGTAGTTCATTTTCAtacttggctacatagcaagtttgaggccagcctgtgctacatgagatcttgcctcaaaaacatcatcatcaacaacaacaaaagcaagcaaTCAAACAAGACATTAGATGAGCCTGGTGTgtaagacacacctttaattccagtggaATAGAACAACAGGTTGCAAAGGTCTTGAAAGGGTTGGATGTAGGCAGTGGGGACTTTTTCTCATGAACTGGTAGCTGGCCCTGGCTTGTGTGTTTTTGGTGTCGTTGGAGCTATAAACACTAATCCCCAAGAGGCCTTCCTCACAGGCATGAAGACAACAGTGAGTGAGGCAGAACATCCCCTCCTATGTGAAGGCACACGTCGGGAGAAGGGTGACCTGGCCTTAGCACTCATGATCACCTACAAGGATGACCAGGCCAAGCTCAAGAAGGTAAGGGACTGAGATACTGGGGTTTTGCCAGGCAGCGAGTGAGCAAAATGTTACAATCTTTCTCACAAGTTTCCAGTACAATGACCAAAGTACTGGTCTGTGTGTAGGAGGTAAGTAGGGAATTTTGGAGACTTCTCATAAAGAACAAGAGACCAATGGTTCTTATAGGTGTGCTTGGGCatgaggtggaagaagagaagcagagagcaTAAAGTCAATGAGTCATTTATTTCAATGTGTATTGACTATCAGTGTGTTCAGTCCTCAGGTAAGTGTTACGGAAGATTCCAAGACATGGAAGCTGGGAGGTTATCCTGTAGTTACAGCTGGGGAAGACTTTCTGAGGAGGTAGCATTAGGCTGcttcaagaagaaaggaagataacAAAATTCAGGAAATAAAGGACGTCATGTTACTGCTTGTCTCTTCTCCAGATCCTAGACAAACTCTTGGACCGAGAAAGCCAGACACATAAGCCACAGACCCTGAGTTCTTTCTACTCATCCAGCCGGCCGGCCACAGCCAACCAGAGATCTCCTTCAAAGCACGGGGCCCCATCTGCTCCCGGGGCCCTGCAGCCACTGACTTCAAGCTCTGCAGGGCCTGCTCAGCCAGGGAATGTGGCAGGGGCTGGGCCAGGTCCCACTgagggcttcacagagaagaaTGTACCCGGTGAGGTGGGGGAACTGGGTAGGGCGGGTAGGTGGTCCAGTCAGGTTGTGCCCTTTCCTGGGCTCACCCCAGTGTTCTATCTTCTCCTTCAGAAAGTTCCCCACATTCCCCCTGTGAAGGTCTCCCACCTGAGGCAGCTTTGACTCCACGGCCGGAGGGGAAGGTTCCTAGCCGCCTAGCACTTGGCAGTCGTGGAGGTTATAATGGTCGAGGTTGGGGCTCTCCAGGGCGGcccaaaaagaaacacacaggtaCAACAGTCTATGGGAAGGCATGGAGGGAATGCTAGTCCTGGAGGCTGGAGACTGACTTCATTTTGGGGGTACTAGGCATGGCCAGCATTGACAGCAGTGCCCCTGAAACCACATCGGACAGCTCTCCTACCTTAAGCCGACGGCCACTTCGAGGGGGCTGGGCCCCTACTTCTTGGGGTCGAGGACAAGACAGTGACAGCATTAGCAGCTCTTCCTCAGACTCTCTGGGCTCTTCATCCTCCAGTGGAAGCCGCCGGGCTAGTGCCAGTGGAGGGGCCCGGGCAAAGACAGTTGACGTTGGCAGGTCAGTACGGAGAAAGACCCGTCCTTACAACCATATTCCTAGTGTGACCCAACTGTTGTCCCCCAACAGCCTTACTTACCCTGGTCCCACCTAACCTAGTTGGACTCCATTCTGAAGGGACTCCAACCCTGTCCATACCCCATTGCTCCGTCAGGTGTTACAAAGGCCGCCGCCCTGAGAGTCATGCCCCCCACGTACCCAATCAGCCGTCAGAGGCAGCTGCACACTTCTACTTCGAATTGGCGAAGACAGTTCTGATCAAGGCAGGGGGCAACAGCAGCACCTCCATTTTCACACATCCATCTTCCTCAGGAGGCCACCAGGGTCCTCACCGCAACCTGCACCTTTGCGCCTTTGAGATTGGGCTTTATGCCCTAGGCCTGCATAACTTTGTTTCTCCTAACTGGCTCTCTCGTACCTATTCTTCCCATGTATCCTGGATTACAGGTAAATCCAATGTCATGATTTGCATACAGGATGGAGGTGACTAGGAAGGCTGTGTCTTGGTGACATTGCTGATCTGATGAAAGATCTCATCCCCAGACCTCCAGAGGTGCCCACTGTGCTCCTTGTTCTTCTCTCTGAAGGGCAGGCCATGGAGATTGGCAGTGCAGCCTTGACTATACTGGTAGAATGCTGGGATGGGCACCTGACACCCCCTGAGGTTGCATCGCTGGCCGACAGAGCGTCACGGGCACGAGACTCCAACATGGTGAGGGCAGCGGCAGAGCTGGCTCTAAGCTGCCTGCCTCATGCCCACGCACTGAACCCCAATGAGATTCAGCGGGCCTTGGTGCAGTGCAAGGAACAGGTACTTCCAGATTTCAGCCCTCCGGGCATGGGGGAACATCACCGAACATTTTTCCTctaaaaatgtgtttgtgtgtgtgtacgtgtgtgtacatgaTGGAGTGGGGGTATGTGCCACATTGtatgcggaggtcagaggacagcttgttcAAGTTTGTTCTCTCCTTATACCATGTGGatcctaggaatcaaactcaagttgtcagacttggcagcctgccctccctcctcctctccctcgcTCTCTTCCAAGAGGTCTAAGTTTCTATGCGGAGCTTGAACTTACAATTCGGCTTCAGCTTTCTGAGTAGCTGGGACATCTATTATTTGCGGGTTAGGGACCTTCCCTTGATTCCGTCAGATGCAGGAGTTTATGAAGAATCTAATTTTTTCTCTCATTGTAACATTTCACATATTGCAGGTTGAGTATCTGTTAGGTTCAAGATTAGAAGTGTTTTGGATTTTAGGTTTTCAGAGTATTTTCTTAAACCTGAGTGATCTTGGGGATGGGACCCAAAACTaggtttgaaatttttatttcatatgttaaTTACGTACACATCCTAGAGATAATCTTGTGTCTCTTGGCCTCTTTctcgtgtatgtatgtatgtatgtatgcatgcataggAATTGGATCCAGGGCCTCATGCAGACCAGGCAACCAACTGACTTAGTCTCCAGCCTTGTTTGTGCACGAAGGCATATTTCATGGTATTTTCCTCTTGAGGTATCAATGAGCCTTGCCATTCAAaaagtttctgattttagtgtttTCCATTTTCAAATTAGGAATACATACTATGTGTTGtattctattgtgtgtgtgtgtgtgtgtgtgtgtgtgtgtgtgtgtgtgtgtatgcatgcatgcgttCTGCTATAATCCTAAAGCTAGGATCAATTCCATCACAACACACAAGCAAATAGAAGGCTGACTACTCAGGGCTCAGGCTGATTCCTGAGTATGATGAGCTTTGGGTGTGCACGAGGGAACAATTATTTGTTTGGTGCCTGTGTGAAGTTCTCACTGCTGTTAGTCAGTGAGTCAGTCAGTGCTTTGCCCTCTGATGCCCCTCAACCAGTCCTCCTTCCTGGGTAGGGCCTCTCCCCCTAATGCTTTGCTCCTTTCCAGGATAACCTGATGTTGGAGAAGGCCTGCATGGCCGTGGAAGAGGCAGCCAAGGGTGGGGGCGTATACCCTGAAGTGCTGTTTGAGGTTGCTCATCAGTGGTTCTGGCTTTATGAGGAGACAGCAGGCGGCTCGTCCACAGCTCGTGAAGGGGCTACAAGCTGTAGTGGCAGTGGGATGAGGGCCGCTGGGGAGGCTGGGCGGGGACTCCCTGAGGGTAGGGGTGCCCCAGGGACTGAACCTGTTACAGTGGCTGCGGCAGCAGTGACAGCAGCAGCCACAGTGGTTCCGGTCATCTCAGTGGGGTCCAGTTTATATCCAGGTCCAGGACTGGGGCATGGCCACTCCCCTGGCCTGCACCCCTACActgctctccagccccacttgccCTGCAGCCCTCAGTACCTCACCCACCCAGCTCACCCTGCCCACCCTATGCCTCATATGCCCCGGCCTGCCGTCTTCCCTGTGCCCAGCTCTGCATACCCACAGGTGAGTCTGGTGTTTCACAGATGGTGTGAGGCATGTGGAGAACACTAGTTCATAGGGTTGCAGTACTTTGGGTGTGTACTAGGGCTGTCCAGGAGCCCTGGTAAGGTGGTGGGAAATGGGAGACCAAGGCAACTAAGTAAGAAATGTAAGAATGCCTGTTTGTTACCTAACCAGGCTTAGTATCTGCTCTCCTTTTGCCATCTACTATAGGGTGTGCATCCTGCATTCCTGGGGGCGCAATACCCTTACTCAGTGACTCCTCCCTCGCTTGCTGCCACAGCTGTATCTTTCCCTGTCCCTTCCATGGCTCCCATCACAGTCCATCCTTACCACACAGAACCAGGGCTCCCACTGCCCACCAGTGTGGCCTGTGAGTTTCGGGGACAGGGAGCAGGTGAATGGAGGGGAGGTGCGCTGaacatgggagggagggagggcatctCCTGCACCTCTTCTCTCACATGGCTTTCCATCTCCCCTCAGTGAGCAGTGTCCATCCAGCATCTACGTTTCCAGCCATCCAGGGTGCCTCACTGCCTGCTCTGACCACACAGCCCAGCCCTCTGGTAAGCGGGGGTTTTCCACCACCCGAAGAGGAGACACACAGTCAACCGGTCAATCCACATAGCCTGCACCATCTGCATGCTGCTTACCGTGTTGGTAAGAAGTCCCTTTCTGTACTCCTACCTACAGCTGAGTGAAGTGAGGGGCTCTTCATTTGTTTACTGTGGGTCAGGTACCAGGATGGGGGAGAAGGTGAAGGGTATATATCCGATTGTGTGCCCATCTGTGTTTCCTAGGGATGCTGGCACTGGAGATGCTAGGTCGCCGGGCACACAACGATCACCCCAACAACTTTTCCCGCTCCCCCCCTTACACTGATGATGTCAAATGGTTGCTGGGGCTGGCAGCAAAGCTGGGTAACACCTCCCCTCCTCAGGACCATTGTCCCCctgtttcccttcccttcctatcCCAGACCTCCTTCCTAGCTCTTACTCAGAGTTGAGGCCT comes from the Mus musculus strain C57BL/6J chromosome 14, GRCm38.p6 C57BL/6J genome and includes:
- the Zswim8 gene encoding zinc finger SWIM domain-containing protein 8 isoform X6, whose amino-acid sequence is MPGHNASAVCLRAPVSESLSRLQRDQLQKFAQYLISELPQQILPTAQRLLDELLSSQSTAINTVCGAPDPTAGPSASDQSTWYLDESTLTDNIKKTLHKFCGPSPVVFSDVNSMYLSSTEPPAAAEWACLLRPLRGREPEGVWNLLSIVREMFKRRDSNAAPLLEILTDQCLTYEQITGWWYSVRTSASHSSASGHTGRSNGQSEVAAHACASMCDEMVTLWRLAVLDPALSPQRRRELCAQLRQWQLKVIENVKRGQHKKTLERLFPGFRPAVEACYFNWEEAYPLPGVTYSGTDRKLALCWARALPARPGASRSGGLEESRPRPLPTEPAVRPKEPGAKRKGLGEGISSQRGPRRLSAEGGDKALHKMGPSGGKAKVLGGTGSGGKSSAGSGSKRRLSSEDSSLEPDLAEMSLDDSSLALGAEASTFGGFPESPPPCPSSVGSRGPSTFLPEPPDTYEEDAGVYFSEGPEPPTASADHPGLLPGEVCTRDDLPSTDDSGSGLHKTKEAAPAVGEEDDDYQAYYLNAQDGAGGEEEKAEGGTGEEHDLFAGLKPLEQESRMEVLFACAEALHAHGYSNEASRLTVELAQDLLANPPDLKVEPPPAKGKKNKVSTSRQTWVATNTLTKAAFLLTVLSERPEHHSLAFRVGMFALELQRPPASTKALEVKLAYQESEVAALLKKIPRGPSEMSTIRCRAEELREGTLCDYRPVLPLMLASFIFDVLCAPVVSLTGSRPPSRNWTNEMPGDEELGFEAAVAALGMKTTVSEAEHPLLCEGTRREKGDLALALMITYKDDQAKLKKILDKLLDRESQTHKPQTLSSFYSSSRPATANQRSPSKHGAPSAPGALQPLTSSSAGPAQPGNVAGAGPGPTEGFTEKNVPESSPHSPCEGLPPEAALTPRPEGKVPSRLALGSRGGYNGRGWGSPGRPKKKHTGMASIDSSAPETTSDSSPTLSRRPLRGGWAPTSWGRGQDSDSISSSSSDSLGSSSSSGSRRASASGGARAKTVDVGRCYKGRRPESHAPHVPNQPSEAAAHFYFELAKTVLIKAGGNSSTSIFTHPSSSGGHQGPHRNLHLCAFEIGLYALGLHNFVSPNWLSRTYSSHVSWITGQAMEIGSAALTILVECWDGHLTPPEVASLADRASRARDSNMVRAAAELALSCLPHAHALNPNEIQRALVQCKEQDNLMLEKACMAVEEAAKGGGVYPEVLFEVAHQWFWLYEETAGGSSTAREGATSCSGSGMRAAGEAGRGLPEGRGAPGTEPVTVAAAAVTAAATVVPVISVGSSLYPGPGLGHGHSPGLHPYTALQPHLPCSPQYLTHPAHPAHPMPHMPRPAVFPVPSSAYPQGVHPAFLGAQYPYSVTPPSLAATAVSFPVPSMAPITVHPYHTEPGLPLPTSVACEFRGQGAVSSVHPASTFPAIQGASLPALTTQPSPLVSGGFPPPEEETHSQPVNPHSLHHLHAAYRVGMLALEMLGRRAHNDHPNNFSRSPPYTDDVKWLLGLAAKLGDRHGDAAAAEPHSCPQPPSSPGLPPTGAALSAGIHAVHPSPLNSPDSCRLRRLCECNPQRSQRLLPDTHGHDAVQRHPTEPQTQQTDQGVVAAGLSGDNHLLPLSLVPGGPYLGTQACGYGEPSHRGSGDSWLDRSSPLNSLVAQTGSCSWAVAWGQDVSDLRSLGLGETALSGRGRWVASGIYLAFINI
- the Zswim8 gene encoding zinc finger SWIM domain-containing protein 8 isoform X7; amino-acid sequence: MSHLFQCVLTISVFSPQILDKLLDRESQTHKPQTLSSFYSSSRPATANQRSPSKHGAPSAPGALQPLTSSSAGPAQPGNVAGAGPGPTEGFTEKNVPESSPHSPCEGLPPEAALTPRPEGKVPSRLALGSRGGYNGRGWGSPGRPKKKHTGMASIDSSAPETTSDSSPTLSRRPLRGGWAPTSWGRGQDSDSISSSSSDSLGSSSSSGSRRASASGGARAKTVDVGRCYKGRRPESHAPHVPNQPSEAAAHFYFELAKTVLIKAGGNSSTSIFTHPSSSGGHQGPHRNLHLCAFEIGLYALGLHNFVSPNWLSRTYSSHVSWITGQAMEIGSAALTILVECWDGHLTPPEVASLADRASRARDSNMVRAAAELALSCLPHAHALNPNEIQRALVQCKEQDNLMLEKACMAVEEAAKGGGVYPEVLFEVAHQWFWLYEETAGGSSTAREGATSCSGSGMRAAGEAGRGLPEGRGAPGTEPVTVAAAAVTAAATVVPVISVGSSLYPGPGLGHGHSPGLHPYTALQPHLPCSPQYLTHPAHPAHPMPHMPRPAVFPVPSSAYPQGVHPAFLGAQYPYSVTPPSLAATAVSFPVPSMAPITVHPYHTEPGLPLPTSVACEFRGQGAVSSVHPASTFPAIQGASLPALTTQPSPLVSGGFPPPEEETHSQPVNPHSLHHLHAAYRVGMLALEMLGRRAHNDHPNNFSRSPPYTDDVKWLLGLAAKLGDRHGDAAAAEPHSCPQPPSSPGLPPTGAALSAGIHAVHPSPLNSPDSCRLRRLCECNPQRSQRLLPDTHGHDAVQRHPTEPQTQQTDQGVVAAGLSGDNHLLPLSLVPGGPYLGTQACGYGEPSHRGSGDSWLDRSSPLNSLVAQTGSCSWAVAWGQDVSDLRSLGLGETALSGRGRWVASGIYLAFINI